From the Primulina tabacum isolate GXHZ01 chromosome 3, ASM2559414v2, whole genome shotgun sequence genome, one window contains:
- the LOC142541168 gene encoding chromatin modification-related protein EAF1 B-like isoform X3, whose product MGGILEGGVGIANKSSPCRASIENVQAELRKEYDVREERKRELEFLEKGGNPLDFNLGNAASVSVQSTSFTNLQHDLVTRGNVVPPEQSSERDGSHKTREHGDSSAFGLPRKAYKRRYRTRSNRDGARSGSSDVNPELGSHGSFLPSHHGPGNVIGTLSDVENLDVSSNCNSKPGRRKDGTLCPDVCVDDHQFVELNDARAVVSTEDLIKGVSSHSALDATDSNNPLGHNKPSLPNAATTPMRKDCNEPAVLQSMEEMASAVVEHQPRAATGKVENHGSCQMNGFVNEKGDTITNDAHNGNAARHGNGFDSESCSQTNLDVDRNNDTETGTKISTIDSNGDVETQNVGPEDLLVRVRETKEAKLIDNFSVDEESASACLNHRQNGPPLPPQEETIQGSSLLLDKLTNQSDISVIEAGGCSGSESGRKPTVPLVENSFPQSEIFTVTRNSIADPAEAGSSSKVSTISFDVQTPGNLKLASVDEESILKEAESIEAKRKRLAELSTLTLPSEIPRKSHWDYVLEEMAWLANDFAQERIWKLAASSQICNRAAFSSRVREQEKSSSMKAKIVARTLARAVMKFWHSVEKISKELEQPSQKDGAAALQSYMARFLKYNNSNVLHYQTDVQLTLDKVSDSGILDMSWEDSLTEENLFYAIPLGAMVTYKKSIESLVAHYERIGSDVREEVETSACDLVADNSYYEDDGDACTFGMPMAYDDGKFSKFGQKKRKFSAHAYGAREYGIGSDYLPMHISENKIVTQQSSFLAKRPGSNLNVSIPTKRMRTASRRILSPFSAGTSGCIQLPNKTDASSGDTNSFQDDQSSLHGGSSFPINLEVESGGEFEKNLAFDSAEVSTKPKKKKKKVKHPTSAFEQRWQIDSNFHNDQRDHSKKRSDSYQLESNGCNGILDRPMMKKSIQPSQDGSFDNTSTVAGHVPSPVASQMSNMYHPNKFYKMLGGRERGRKAKTLKMPPGQLQPDSRTPWSLFEDQALVVMVHDMGPNWELVSDAFNSTMQFKCIFRNAKECKERHNILMDKTSGDGAESAEDSGSSQPYPSTLPGIPKGSARQLFQHLKEPMEEDTLRSHREKIILIGQKLRYHKTQDPKQLQPPHSSHTMALSQVCPNNMGGGSVLSPLDLCDANVSGTDIPSLGHQGTYSSGLIISNQSAGAPTHPTSGASSALQGSSNMMLANNFPSSPGPLSSVRDGRYGAPRPASSLIDEQQRIQQYNQMVSGRNGQQSNLSSSGALPGIDRGVRVPPSGSGMGMVCISGSMPMARHGLHGVASSSSVNSGSMVSANMHPGVRSGPGNSSLRPREGSPMMRPGLSQDSQRQMMTPDLQIQVSSGSNQVMSHFGGLNSPFTNQTVSSPVSSYPLHHQQSHQISSQQSQVPSPRHPHFQGLSNHASNPQQQAYAIRLAKERQLQQRFLQQQQQQQPPQQQQFAASNSSIPHVQPQSHLPASSAVQNNPLVQSPANSPSVSVSPLTSPSSINAMSQQQQKHHTPTQGVIRNTQTGCGVLTNQTSKQRQKQQQPFIQTNRQHPQQRQQSQSPQQAKGVKGVGRGNMMIRQNIQIDPTILNGSLTEAQDSYTGSSVNAVPPTRQYTSSQLSNQPLPQQKNYSGQSSSSSKHLQQMISHSDTNQGHVPPVAPAPCLPAARQSVTPLATASSNHPQVIPHQKFMNQSQSALQKVVQSNHQFSSEAIHKAHPPVSNSTEMEATTLPLNQWHTSEPVNESNVLNSETSLGSFVSKPANLSETTLQSSQGHGQRLSSANLIPITHDVSSQWQRQQQPPQVQHSHSPSPSPQQQSQIHQAGSAKFYGTADDSRLE is encoded by the exons CCTGGAAGGCGAAAAGATGGTACCCTCTGTCCAGATGTATGTGTAGATGATCATCAGTTTGTAGAGTTGAATGATGCAAGAGCTGTGGTATCAACTGAGGATCTGATCAAAGGTGTTTCTAGCCACTCTGCTTTAGATGCTACTGATTCAAATAATCCCCTAGGACATAATAAACCATCATTACCAAATGCTGCAACAACTCCTATGAGAAAGGATTGCAATGAACCTGCTGTGTTGCAGTCAATGGAAGAGATGGCTTCTGCGGTAGTTGAGCATCAGCCAAGGGCAGCTACTGGAAAAGTTGAGAATCATGGTTCTTGTCAGATGAATGGTTTTGTCAATGAAAAGGGTGATACGATTACAAATGATGCTCATAATGGCAATGCAGCACGTCACGGAAATGGTTTCGATTCCGAGTCTTGTTCCCAAACCAACCTAGATGTTGATAGAAATAATGATACCGAGACAGGTACCAAAATCAGTACCATTGACTCAAATGGAGACGTAGAGACTCAAAATGTAGGGCCAGAAGACTTGCTAGTACGAGTAAGAGAAACAAAAGAGGCCAAGCTTATTGATAATTTTTCTGTTGATGAAGAGAGTGCCTCTGCATGTCTAAATCATAGGCAAAATGGTCCCCCTCTCCCGCCTCAGGAAGAAACAATTCAAGGTAGTTCTTTATTGCTTGACAAGTTGACAAATCAATCTGACATTAGTGTCATAGAAGCTGGCGGCTGTAGTGGGTCAGAATCAGGGAGAAAACCTACTGTCCCATTGGTTGAGAATTCTTTCCCTCAGAGTGAAATTTTCACAGTCACACGTAACTCAATTGCTGATCCTGCTGAGGCTGGATCTTCATCAAAGGTTTCTACCATTTCCTTTGATGTCCAAACTCCTGGAAACTTGAAATTAGCTAGTGTTGATGAAGAATCGATCTTAAAAGAAGCAGAGAGCATAGAG GCAAAGCGAAAAAGACTAGCCGAATTATCTACTTTGACTTTACCTTCGGAGATTCCTCGTAAATCTCATTGGGATTATGTGCTTGAAGAAATGGCATGGTTGGCAAATGATTTTGCACAG GAGCGTATTTGGAAACTAGCTGCAAGTTCTCAAATATGTAATCGAGCTGCTTTTAGTTCTCGAGTGAGAGAGCAAGAAAAAAGTTCTAGCATGAAGGCAAAGATAGTTGCTCGTACCTTGGCGAGGGCTGTCATGAAGTTCTGGCATTCAGTAGAG aagATAAGCAAAGAACTCGAGCAGCCCAGTCAAAAGGATGGTGCAGCTGCTCTTCAGTCTTATATGGCAAGATTTCTGAAATATAACAACTCAAATGTTCTGCATTACCAAACTGACGTACAACTTACCCTGGATAAAGTATCTGATTCAGGAATCCTGGACATGTCTTGGGAGGATAGTCTGACCGAA GAAAACCTCTTCTACGCAATTCCCCTCGGGGCTATGGTGACCTACAAAAAATCAATTGAATCTCTTGTGGCTCACTATGAG AGAATTGGAAGTGATGTGCGAGAGGAAGTGGAGACATCTGCTTGTGATCTTGTGGCAG ATAATTCATATTATGAGGATGATGGCGATGCGTGCACATTTGGCATGCCTATGGCCTATGATGATGGCAAGTTTTCAAAATTCGGCCAAAAGAAGCGGAAATTCTCGGCACATGCATATGGTGCTAGGGAATATGGAATAGGTTCTGATTATTTGCCCATGCATATTTCAGAGAATAAAATTGTGACACAGCAATCTTCCTTCCTCGCCAAACGACCAGGCAGCAATCTCAATGTGTCAATCCCTACAAAACGCATGAGAACTGCTTCCAGGAGAATCTTGAGCCCATTCAGTGCAGGAACATCTGGATGCATTCAGTTACCAAATAAAACAGATGCTTCAAGTGGTGATACCAATTCGTTTCAGGATGATCAGAGTAGTCTGCATGGTGGATCTTCTTTTCCAATTAATTTGGAAGTTGAGTCTGGTGGTGAATTTGAAAAGAATTTAGCTTTTGACTCTGCAGAAGTTTCAACGAAACctaagaagaagaagaagaaagtaaAGCATCCG ACTTCTGCATTTGAACAGAGATGGCAGATTGATTCCAATTTTCATAATGACCAG AGGGATCATTCGAAAAAGAGATCAGATAGTTATCAACTTGAATCTAACGGCTGCAACG GAATATTGGATCGGCCCATGATGAAGAAGAGTATACAGCCATCGCAGGATGGCTCTTTTGACAACACTTCAACAGTTGCTGGGCATGTTCCTTCACCGGTGGCATCCCAAATGAGTAACATGTACCATCCAAATAAGTTCTATAAAATGCTTGGTGGCCGGGAGCGTGGAAGGAAAGCTAAAACTCTTAAG ATGCCTCCTGGGCAGCTGCAGCCAGACTCACGGACTCCATGGTCACTTTTCGAGGACCAG GCACTTGTTGTCATGGTACATGATATGGGTCCGAATTGGGAGCTTGTAAGTGATGCTTTTAACAGTACGATGCAATTTAAG TGCATATTTCGTAATGCTAAAGAATGCAAGGAGCGGCATAACATTCTGATGGATAAAACTTCTGGTGATGGAGCCGAGAGTGCCGAGGATTCTGGGTCTTCGCAGCCTTACCCTTCTACACTTCCTGGCATTCCTAAA GGGAGTGCCAGACAATTGTTTCAGCATTTGAAGGAACCTATGGAAGAAGATACCCTCAGATCTCACCGTGAGAAAATCATCTTAATTGGCCAGAAACTTCGTTATCATAAGACCCAG GATCCCAAACAACTACAACCTCCTCACAGCTCTCATACAATGGCTCTTTCTCAAGTTTGTCCAAATAACATGGGTGGTGGTTCTGTTTTAAG TCCTTTGGATTTGTGTGATGCCAATGTGTCTGGCACTGATATTCCTTCTCTCGGGCATCAAGGAACATATTCTAGTGGATTGATTATATCGAATCAAAGTGCTGGGGCTCCAACTCATCCAACGTCTGGTGCTAGTTCTGCATTGCAAGGATCCTCGAATATGATGCTTGCCAATAATTTTCCATCATCACCTGGCCCTCTCAGTTCTGTCAG GGATGGTAGATATGGGGCTCCTAGACCTGCATCATCATTAATTGATGAACAGCAAAGAAttcaacaatataatcaaaTGGTGTCAGGTCGAAATGGCCAGCAATCCAATTTGTCCTCTTCTGGAGCTCTTCCAGGAATTGACCGTGGCGTTCGTGTTCCTCCCAGTGGTAGCGGCATGGGCATGGTGTGCATTAGTGGGAGCATGCCTATGGCAAGACACGGACTCCATGGTGTTGCCTCATCATCCTCGGTTAATTCTGGGAGTATGGTGTCAGCAAACATGCACCCTGGAGTAAGATCTGGCCCAGGAAACTCGAGTTTGAGACCTCGTGAGGGTTCACCCATGATGCGG CCTGGCCTGAGTCAGGATTCTCAGAGGCAGATGATGACTCCTGATCTTCAGATCCAAGTGTCTTCAGGAAGCAACCAAGTCATGTCTCACTTTGGGGGGTTGAATTCCCCCTTCACTAACCAGACCGTGTCTTCACCAGTGTCATCATACCCCCTCCATCATCAGCAGTCCCATCAAATATCTTCACAACAGTCTCAAGTTCCTAGTCCTCGTCACCCACATTTTCAAGGACTGTCCAATCATGCCTCTAATCCCCAGCAGCAAGCCTATGCAATTCGATTGGCTAAAGAACGGCAGCTGCAACAACGTTTtctgcagcagcagcagcagcagcagccaccGCAGCAACAACAGTTTGCTGCATCTAATTCATCTATTCCACATGTACAACCACAGTCTCATCTCCCTGCATCATCTGCAGTGCAAAACAATCCGCTAGTTCAATCCCCGGCAAATTCTCCATCGGTATCTGTATCGCCTTTGACTTCACCTTCTTCAATTAATGCAATGTCTCAGCAGCAACAAAAGCATCATACTCCAACTCAGGGAGTGATCCGTAATACTCAAACAGGTTGTGGTGTGTTAACCAATCAGACAAGCAAGCAACGACAAAAGCAGCAACAGCCATTTATACAAACCAACAGGCAACATCCACAGCAGCGGCAGCAGTCACAATCTCCACAGCAAGCTAAGGGTGTTAAGGGAGTTGGCAGAGGGAACATGATGATTCGTCAGAACATCCAGATTGATCCAACCATTTTGAATGGTTCTTTAACGGAAGCTCAGGATTCATATACTGGTTCATCTGTTAATGCTGTGCCACCGACCAGGCAATACACATCTTCACAATTGTCTAATCAGCCCCTGCCTCAGCAGAAAAATTATTCTGGTCAATCATCCTCATCATCTAAGCATTTACAGCAAATGATTTCTCATTCTGATACCAATCAAGGTCATGTTCCACCAGTTGCTCCTGCTCCATGTTTGCCTGCTGCACGTCAGTCTGTTACGCCTTTGGCCACTGCTTCTTCAAACCACCCACAGGTGATACCTCATCAAAAGTTTATGAATCAAAGTCAATCGGCTCTCCAAAAGGTGGTTCAATCAAACCACCAGTTTAGTTCAGAAGCAATACATAAAGCACATCCCCCGGTCTCTAACTCCACTGAAATGGAAGCAACAACATTGCCTCTGAACCAGTGGCATACTTCAGAACCAGTGAATGAATCAAATGTGTTAAATTCAGAAACAAGTTTGGGGTCCTTCGTGTCCAAACCAGCTAACTTAAGTGAGACCACACTTCAATCCAGCCAAGGACATGGGCAGAGACTATCATCAGCCAATTTAATACCTATTACGCATGATGTGAGTTCACAATGGCAGCGGCAGCAGCAGCCGCCACAAGTGCAACATTCTCACTCTCCATCTCCCTCGCCTCAGCAGCAGTCACAGATTCACCAGGCAGGGAGTGCAAAATTTTATGGTACTGCTGATGACTCTAGATTGGAGTGA